One Prunus dulcis chromosome 8, ALMONDv2, whole genome shotgun sequence DNA window includes the following coding sequences:
- the LOC117636807 gene encoding LIN1-like protein isoform X1: MESNPSRSNLKRPFFEDDGSDKPPAQKRVRFPKGKKARPGDEAVNRGRPEEAVGVGIGPTPLTDPRSAAKERAKRRSQITTELFSEETAGILNDVSAAEVTYKDYDDFVEDGIPIEPFNLNKEREEGYFDADGNFVEYANKNEIEDAWLDSVEVDTKYAGKGFAVTKDDDDVQDLSSDDVGKIKRRIADVLEPGETVLQALRRLKGTSNNKKEKMSAETKRVFDQLTEDATNLMDNGESNVYHEKKEMFEREAEGYESLARARREGTSTSAYQGKSVLSMEWGTSSDVTGPGVPSSILSETAVGTSNSNAPAAETTSNGADAFDIFAEDDEHVIAKPSSEGSDVICGPNSDGVSSLSSNNLNAYSENGVLQNDYVFDESSGYYYSSSLGYYYDPSTGFYCSAASGLWYSFNEETGTYDEIHQAATSVN; this comes from the exons ATGGAATCCAATCCTTCACGCTCCAATCTGAAACGCCCTTTCTTTGAAGACGACGGCTCCGACAAACCCCCAGC GCAAAAAAGGGTTAGGTTCCCCAAGGGGAAGAAGGCGAGGCCCGGAGATGAAGCCGTAAACAGAGGCAGACCTGAGGAGGCGGTTGGGGTTGGGATTGGCCCGACTCCATTGACGGACCCTCGTTCTGCCGCCAAAGAACGGGCCAAGCGCCGAAGCCAAATCACAACTGAGCTTTTCAGTGAAGAGACTGCGGGCATTCTCAACGATGTCTCTGCTGCTGAAGTTACTTACAAG GATTACGACGACTTTGTTGAGGATGGGATTCCAATAGAACCTTTCAACTTGAACAAGGAGAGGGAAGAAGGTTATTTTGATGCAGAtggaaattttgttgaatatgcCAATAAAAATGAAATCGAG GATGCATGGCTTGATAGCGTTGAAGTTGATACAAAATATGCTGGAAAAGGGTTTGCAGTAACgaaagatgatgatgatgtccAAGATTTGTCTTCTGATGATGTTGGGAAGATTAAAAGGCGTATTGCTGATGTGCTTGAGCCAGGGGAAACG GTTTTACAAGCTTTGAGGAGATTGAAGGGAACTTCAAATAACAAGAAGGAGAAGATGTCGGCTGAAACAAAGCGTGTATTTGACCAATTAACCGAAGATGCCACGAACCTGATGGATAATGGTGAATCCA ATGTCTAtcatgaaaagaaagagatgttTGAGCGTGAGGCAG aaGGATATGAGAGCTTAGCTCGGGCAAGAAGGGAAGGCACCTCCACAAGTGCATACCAGGGGAAATCTGTTCTTAGCATGGAGTGGGGCACTTCCTCTGATGTAACCGGTCCTGGAGTACCCTCTTCAATACTGTCCGAAACTGCTGTTGGTACTTCCAATTCTAATGCACCCGCTGCAGAAACCACAAGTAATGGTGCTGATGCGTTTGATATATTTGCGGAAGATGATGAACATGTAATTGCTAAACCATCTTCTGAAGGAAGTGATGTGATCTGTGGCCCTAATTCTGATGGAGTCAGCTCACTGTCTTCAAACAACTTAAACGCTTATTCTGAGA aTGGAGTTTTGCAAAATGATTATGTGTTTGATGAGTCTTCTGG GTACTATTATAGCAGCAGTTTGGGATATTATTATGATCCGTCCACAGGATTCTATTGCTCTGCTGCGTCGGGGCTGTG GTACTCGTTCAATGAGGAGACGGGCACATATGATGAAATTCACCAGGCTGCAACCAGTGTGAATTGA
- the LOC117636807 gene encoding SUPPRESSOR OF ABI3-5 isoform X3 gives MSLLLKLLTSIFVSRDDCQILLLIGFGSVERIANDWGIFWQDYDDFVEDGIPIEPFNLNKEREEGYFDADGNFVEYANKNEIEDAWLDSVEVDTKYAGKGFAVTKDDDDVQDLSSDDVGKIKRRIADVLEPGETVLQALRRLKGTSNNKKEKMSAETKRVFDQLTEDATNLMDNGESNVYHEKKEMFEREAEGYESLARARREGTSTSAYQGKSVLSMEWGTSSDVTGPGVPSSILSETAVGTSNSNAPAAETTSNGADAFDIFAEDDEHVIAKPSSEGSDVICGPNSDGVSSLSSNNLNAYSENGVLQNDYVFDESSGYYYSSSLGYYYDPSTGFYCSAASGLWYSFNEETGTYDEIHQAATSVN, from the exons ATGTCTCTGCTGCTGAAGTTACTTACAAG CATTTTTGTGAGTCGAGATGATTGCCAGATTCTTCTGTTAATTGGATTTGGATCAGTGGAAAGGATAGCCAATGATTGGGGTATCTTTTGGCAGGATTACGACGACTTTGTTGAGGATGGGATTCCAATAGAACCTTTCAACTTGAACAAGGAGAGGGAAGAAGGTTATTTTGATGCAGAtggaaattttgttgaatatgcCAATAAAAATGAAATCGAG GATGCATGGCTTGATAGCGTTGAAGTTGATACAAAATATGCTGGAAAAGGGTTTGCAGTAACgaaagatgatgatgatgtccAAGATTTGTCTTCTGATGATGTTGGGAAGATTAAAAGGCGTATTGCTGATGTGCTTGAGCCAGGGGAAACG GTTTTACAAGCTTTGAGGAGATTGAAGGGAACTTCAAATAACAAGAAGGAGAAGATGTCGGCTGAAACAAAGCGTGTATTTGACCAATTAACCGAAGATGCCACGAACCTGATGGATAATGGTGAATCCA ATGTCTAtcatgaaaagaaagagatgttTGAGCGTGAGGCAG aaGGATATGAGAGCTTAGCTCGGGCAAGAAGGGAAGGCACCTCCACAAGTGCATACCAGGGGAAATCTGTTCTTAGCATGGAGTGGGGCACTTCCTCTGATGTAACCGGTCCTGGAGTACCCTCTTCAATACTGTCCGAAACTGCTGTTGGTACTTCCAATTCTAATGCACCCGCTGCAGAAACCACAAGTAATGGTGCTGATGCGTTTGATATATTTGCGGAAGATGATGAACATGTAATTGCTAAACCATCTTCTGAAGGAAGTGATGTGATCTGTGGCCCTAATTCTGATGGAGTCAGCTCACTGTCTTCAAACAACTTAAACGCTTATTCTGAGA aTGGAGTTTTGCAAAATGATTATGTGTTTGATGAGTCTTCTGG GTACTATTATAGCAGCAGTTTGGGATATTATTATGATCCGTCCACAGGATTCTATTGCTCTGCTGCGTCGGGGCTGTG GTACTCGTTCAATGAGGAGACGGGCACATATGATGAAATTCACCAGGCTGCAACCAGTGTGAATTGA
- the LOC117636807 gene encoding LIN1-like protein isoform X2, whose product MESNPSRSNLKRPFFEDDGSDKPPAQKRVRFPKGKKARPGDEAVNRGRPEEAVGVGIGPTPLTDPRSAAKERAKRRSQITTELFSEETAGILNDVSAAEVTYKDYDDFVEDGIPIEPFNLNKEREEGYFDADGNFVEYANKNEIEDAWLDSVEVDTKYAGKGFAVTKDDDDVQDLSSDDVGKIKRRIADVLEPGETVLQALRRLKGTSNNKKEKMSAETKRVFDQLTEDATNLMDNGESNVYHEKKEMFEREAEGYESLARARREGTSTSAYQGKSVLSMEWGTSSDVTGPGVPSSILSETAVGTSNSNAPAAETTSNGADAFDIFAEDDEHVIAKPSSEGSDVICGPNSDGVSSLSSNNLNAYSESTIIAAVWDIIMIRPQDSIALLRRGCGTRSMRRRAHMMKFTRLQPV is encoded by the exons ATGGAATCCAATCCTTCACGCTCCAATCTGAAACGCCCTTTCTTTGAAGACGACGGCTCCGACAAACCCCCAGC GCAAAAAAGGGTTAGGTTCCCCAAGGGGAAGAAGGCGAGGCCCGGAGATGAAGCCGTAAACAGAGGCAGACCTGAGGAGGCGGTTGGGGTTGGGATTGGCCCGACTCCATTGACGGACCCTCGTTCTGCCGCCAAAGAACGGGCCAAGCGCCGAAGCCAAATCACAACTGAGCTTTTCAGTGAAGAGACTGCGGGCATTCTCAACGATGTCTCTGCTGCTGAAGTTACTTACAAG GATTACGACGACTTTGTTGAGGATGGGATTCCAATAGAACCTTTCAACTTGAACAAGGAGAGGGAAGAAGGTTATTTTGATGCAGAtggaaattttgttgaatatgcCAATAAAAATGAAATCGAG GATGCATGGCTTGATAGCGTTGAAGTTGATACAAAATATGCTGGAAAAGGGTTTGCAGTAACgaaagatgatgatgatgtccAAGATTTGTCTTCTGATGATGTTGGGAAGATTAAAAGGCGTATTGCTGATGTGCTTGAGCCAGGGGAAACG GTTTTACAAGCTTTGAGGAGATTGAAGGGAACTTCAAATAACAAGAAGGAGAAGATGTCGGCTGAAACAAAGCGTGTATTTGACCAATTAACCGAAGATGCCACGAACCTGATGGATAATGGTGAATCCA ATGTCTAtcatgaaaagaaagagatgttTGAGCGTGAGGCAG aaGGATATGAGAGCTTAGCTCGGGCAAGAAGGGAAGGCACCTCCACAAGTGCATACCAGGGGAAATCTGTTCTTAGCATGGAGTGGGGCACTTCCTCTGATGTAACCGGTCCTGGAGTACCCTCTTCAATACTGTCCGAAACTGCTGTTGGTACTTCCAATTCTAATGCACCCGCTGCAGAAACCACAAGTAATGGTGCTGATGCGTTTGATATATTTGCGGAAGATGATGAACATGTAATTGCTAAACCATCTTCTGAAGGAAGTGATGTGATCTGTGGCCCTAATTCTGATGGAGTCAGCTCACTGTCTTCAAACAACTTAAACGCTTATTCTGAGA GTACTATTATAGCAGCAGTTTGGGATATTATTATGATCCGTCCACAGGATTCTATTGCTCTGCTGCGTCGGGGCTGTG GTACTCGTTCAATGAGGAGACGGGCACATATGATGAAATTCACCAGGCTGCAACCAGTGTGA
- the LOC117638006 gene encoding ATP-dependent Clp protease proteolytic subunit 6, chloroplastic isoform X2, translating to MVVASAFSAPLSFSFASCHRTSSLHLFSLRNPSSKSTVSALQSPYGDSLTTGLSSRTCGSPLKLDVKDFGDTSTSYGAIEARKGNPPILPAVMTPGGPLDLSSVLFRNRIIFIGQPVNSLVAQRVISQLVTLATVDENADILIKPKVGTVCFGVAASQGALLLAGGEKGMRYAMPNARIMIHQPQSGCGGHVEDVRRQVNEAVQTRHKVDNMYVAFTGQSLEKVQQYTERDRFLSVSEAMEFGLIDGVLETEY from the exons ATGGTGGTAGCATCAGCTTTCTCGGCGCCACTGAGCTTCTCATTCGCTTCTTGCCACAGAACCTCCTCTCTTCATTTGTTTTCTCTCAG AAACCCATCGTCAAAGTCCACAGTCTCTGCCTTGCAGAGTCCGTACGGCGATTCGTTAACAACtg GATTATCTAGTAGAACTTGTGGGTCACCTCTAAAGCTTGACGTGAAGGATTTTGGTGATACTAGTACAAG ttatggTGCAATAGAAGCCAGAAAAGGGAATCCACCCATACTTCCAGCTGTGATGACCCCTGGTGGACCTTTGGACCTCTCATCTGTATTGTTCAGGAATCGCATAATCTTCATTGGGCAGCCAGTCAACTCATTGGTGGCTCAACGAGTCATATCCCAACTTGTTACTTTGGCTACTGTTGATGAGAATGCGGATATTCTG ATCAAACCTAAGGTGGGAACAGTGTGTTTTGGAGTAGCAGCAAGCCAAGGAGCACTTCTTCTTGCTGGTGGAGAAAAGGGAATGCGCTATGCGATGCCAAATGCGCGAATCATGATACACCAACCACAGAGTGGATGTGGG GGTCATGTGGAAGATGTGAGGCGCCAAGTGAATGAAGCAGTTCAAACTCGCCAT AAAGTGGACAATATGTATGTTGCTTTTACTGGCCAATCTCTAGAGAAAGTGCAACAGTACACTGAGAGGGATCGTTTCTTATCCGTTTCTGAG GCAATGGAATTTGGGCTTATTGATGGCGTGTTGGAAACAGAATATTGA
- the LOC117638006 gene encoding ATP-dependent Clp protease proteolytic subunit 6, chloroplastic isoform X1 — MVVASAFSAPLSFSFASCHRTSSLHLFSLRNPSSKSTVSALQSPYGDSLTTGLSSRTCGSPLKLDVKDFGDTSTSYGAIEARKGNPPILPAVMTPGGPLDLSSVLFRNRIIFIGQPVNSLVAQRVISQLVTLATVDENADILVYLNCPGGSTYSVLAIYDCMSWIKPKVGTVCFGVAASQGALLLAGGEKGMRYAMPNARIMIHQPQSGCGGHVEDVRRQVNEAVQTRHKVDNMYVAFTGQSLEKVQQYTERDRFLSVSEAMEFGLIDGVLETEY; from the exons ATGGTGGTAGCATCAGCTTTCTCGGCGCCACTGAGCTTCTCATTCGCTTCTTGCCACAGAACCTCCTCTCTTCATTTGTTTTCTCTCAG AAACCCATCGTCAAAGTCCACAGTCTCTGCCTTGCAGAGTCCGTACGGCGATTCGTTAACAACtg GATTATCTAGTAGAACTTGTGGGTCACCTCTAAAGCTTGACGTGAAGGATTTTGGTGATACTAGTACAAG ttatggTGCAATAGAAGCCAGAAAAGGGAATCCACCCATACTTCCAGCTGTGATGACCCCTGGTGGACCTTTGGACCTCTCATCTGTATTGTTCAGGAATCGCATAATCTTCATTGGGCAGCCAGTCAACTCATTGGTGGCTCAACGAGTCATATCCCAACTTGTTACTTTGGCTACTGTTGATGAGAATGCGGATATTCTG GTGTATTTGAACTGCCCTGGTGGGAGTACATACTCTGTGTTGGCAATTTATGACTGCATGTCTTGG ATCAAACCTAAGGTGGGAACAGTGTGTTTTGGAGTAGCAGCAAGCCAAGGAGCACTTCTTCTTGCTGGTGGAGAAAAGGGAATGCGCTATGCGATGCCAAATGCGCGAATCATGATACACCAACCACAGAGTGGATGTGGG GGTCATGTGGAAGATGTGAGGCGCCAAGTGAATGAAGCAGTTCAAACTCGCCAT AAAGTGGACAATATGTATGTTGCTTTTACTGGCCAATCTCTAGAGAAAGTGCAACAGTACACTGAGAGGGATCGTTTCTTATCCGTTTCTGAG GCAATGGAATTTGGGCTTATTGATGGCGTGTTGGAAACAGAATATTGA
- the LOC117636308 gene encoding uncharacterized protein LOC117636308: MEDKGKGNERWNGAISNLTEMSFNLESLQKLLLKKAVFVDEETFAKASLCSEQARTIKVLEQRVETLERELDAAITAAARVRSEKRQAEAAEKAAELHAQEVTKELENTSKVFELHMEELRAKQEEIAKRDKEIKLLEAIIQTLGGKESHSRKG; this comes from the exons ATGGAGGACAAGGGGAAAGGAAACGAAAGATGGAACGGAGCCATAAGCAATCTGACAGAAATGTCCTTCAATTTGGAGTCACTCCAGAAGCTACTCCTCAAAAAGGCTGTCTTTGTTGACGAAGAAACCTTTGCCAAAGCCTCGCTTTGTTCCGAACAAGCACGAACCATCAAG GTTCTTGAGCAAAGAGTAGAAACTTTGGAGAGAGAACTTGATGCTGCCATTACAGCTGCTGCTCGTGTTCGTTCAGAAAAACGACAGGCTGAGGCAGCAGAAAAGGCTGCTGAATTACATGCACAGGAAGTTACAAAAGAGCTCGAGAACACCTCAA AGGTATTTGAGCTGCACATGGAAGAGTTGCGGGCAAAGCAAGAAGAAATAGCTAAGCGTGATAAGGAAATCAAACTCTTGGAAGCTATAATTCAGACGCTTGGGGGAAAGGAGTCGCATTCGAGAAAAGGGTAG
- the LOC117637880 gene encoding IST1-like protein gives MKLFGSGFNSSKCKETVETVVVKARFLQKKKQDEAAKLESDIASRLRAGEDPIAGPAHILIKRVIREQNVSAAYEFIEAFCDLVVDRLSTIKEVRECPENLKEGISSLVFAAKKCSHEIPELVTLRNIFRKKYGKAFVSAATNIRPNCGVDTMMIKKLADTNPQGDEKMKIVQEIADKYGIHGSWVEIAGNNCNALVKV, from the coding sequence ATGAAGCTCTTCGGCAGCGGTTTCAACTCCTCCAAGTGCAAAGAAACGGTGGAGACAGTGGTGGTAAAAGCGCGATTCttgcaaaagaagaaacaagatGAGGCGGCGAAGCTGGAGAGTGACATCGCAAGTCGCCTTCGCGCCGGTGAAGACCCCATTGCCGGCCCTGCTCATATCCTGATCAAACGGGTGATAAGAGAGCAGAACGTCTCGGCTGCGTACGAATTCATCGAGGCCTTCTGCGATTTGGTTGTGGACAGACTGTCGACCATCAAAGAGGTGAGGGAATGTCCAGAGAACTTGAAAGAAGGGATAAGTAGTCTAGTCTTTGCAGCCAAAAAGTGCTCTCATGAGATTCCAGAACTGGTGACACTTAGGAATATTTTCAGGAAGAAATATGGAAAGGCTTTTGTCTCTGCAGCTACGAACATACGACCTAATTGTGGTGTTGATACCATGATGATAAAGAAGCTTGCAGATACCAATCCTCAAGGTGacgaaaaaatgaaaattgtgcAAGAAATAGCCGATAAATACGGTATTCATGGATCATGGGTAGAGATTGCAGGAAACAACTGCAATGCTTTGGTCAAAGTATAG
- the LOC117638357 gene encoding annexin D2-like codes for MATFAVPQQIPPVAEDCERLRKAMQGWGTDENAIISILTHRNARQRCLIRQTYAEKYGEDFFKPLQDELSGDFLRAVLLWTPHPAERDAMLANEVNHQDFLDINLLIFKYIFKTQIQTKMPRKISKLLVPLVSTYRYEGAEVDTTVANSEANILQEKISEKAYNHDELIRILTTRSKAQLNATFKVYNDQFGHPLNKDLKKKPKDEYLGLVRATIKCLTCPEKYYEKALRLSMKGLGTTEETLTRVVVTRAEVDMKSIMEQYQLKNSVPLVQDIKSDTSGDYLATLLALVGQ; via the exons ATGGCTACGTTTGCAGTACCGCAGCAGATCCCTCCGGTGGCTGAAGACTGTGAAAGGCTTCGTAAAGCTATGCAAg GGTGGGGAACAGATGAGAATGCGATCATATCCATATTGACCCATAGGAATGCGAGGCAACGATGTTTGATACGACAAACTTATGCTGAGAAATATGGAGAGGATTTTTTCAAACCTCTACAAGACGAACTTTCCGGTGACTTTTTG AGGGCAGTGCTTCTATGGACACCACATCCAGCTGAACGTGATGCAATGCTAGCTAATGAAGTTAACCACCAAGATTTTCTAGACATCAATctattaattttcaaatatatctttaaaactcaaattcaaactaaaATGCCCCGTAAGATATCAAAG CTATTGGTACCTCTTGTGAGTACTTACAGGTACGAGGGAGCTGAGGTTGATACGACGGTGGCGAATTCAGAGGCTAACATACTTCAAGAGAAAATATCTGAAAAGGCTTATAATCATGATGAGCTCATCAGAATTCTAACTACTAGGAGCAAAGCACAACTGAATGCAACATTCAAAGTCTATAACGACCAATTTGGCCATCCTCTCAACAAG GACCTGAAGAAAAAGCCAAAGGATGAATACCTTGGGTTAGTGAGAGCCACCATAAAATGCTTAACATGCCCGGAAAAGTATTATGAGAAAGCTCTCCGGCTGTCGATGAAGGGCCTCGGAACGACGGAGGAGACTCTGACCAGAGTTGTAGTAACTCGAGCGGAGGTTGACATGAAGAGTATAATGGAACAGTATCAACTCAAGAATAGTGTCCCTTTGGTTCAGGATATAAAGAGTGATACTTCTGGGGACTACTTGGCCACGTTGCTTGCCTTGGTTGGTCAATGA